One Citrus sinensis cultivar Valencia sweet orange chromosome 5, DVS_A1.0, whole genome shotgun sequence genomic window, TACTCattaaatatcatataatGCAActgacaaaataatttatggatattaatagttaaattttaacttaaagtCTCAGCTGCTACGTGTCATTTATTATTGGATggtgaattttataattaataagattaatatcaattttttataatagatgAATATTAGATAAGTTGAGATTTAAATTAAGACTAATTGTTTGGAtcactaatattattatttgcaaAGTAACATGCTTTCGCAATTATCACCGGAGGAAATTGTCCTTTCTCCTTTGGTGTTAGTGTTTTGTAcgactttaagaaaataaataaattatccaaATCATTTTGATTAGGACTTGTTTTAAAATCAacatatttatcaattttttggtttttattcCAGTTTCTGGAAGAAAGATACAGgcaatataattatataaagaaGCATACAAAGAataaagtcaaataaatatacaatcagcaaaaaaaaaaaggaaaataaatggGTCACTCATTCCACATCTTTTGTTAAtctctaaaaaattaacatttccAAAATTCAGGTCATTATATGTCGcaatcaaacaaaatgaaatcaatCAGTTAGTCCACTTTAAGTAGGTGAAATGTTAATTTCCATCATAAAAGCCTCTCTTCttagatttttcatttgtcAAATCTTTAGTCTCACTCAACTGTTTTACGTAGAATACTcattattttctcataattgaaaatttaaatgtcCAAAATTCATAGAAGTTATAACTGAaagtgaaattaaaaagaaatttattaattagagataTAACAACTATAAAAgagtgtttgtgtgtgtatatatatatatatatatatatattcgcCCTTTTTGAACAATGATACAtgataaatatatacaaattttattcatctatataaattgatatgaCAATTAACATTATATCATCGTCATATGTCTcacattttcacattttcaagAGAGTATAAGAATAAGATAATTGGTAATGATTGTAGCTTCGCTAGCGCGGGTGTAGTCTTTTCTACAAAATCtatttataactaataaaatgaaaagaaaatcaaattttgattgattttacatgtcaaatatatatgtatgtatgtatgtatgtatgcatgtatgtatgtatgtaaaCAATAGAATGACTAATTGAATTATGCTATATGAGTTTGTATAGCGTTTCTTGCCATCAGAGTTTGGTATAGATCCAGCTAGAATGGAAAATGCACTTGAACCAGGAAGAGTAACatttgatgagaaaatggTAGTGAGAAGGGCAATCCAAGAAGCCAAAATCCCCTTCACTTATGTGTCCGCCAATTGTTTCGCCGGTTACTTCGCCGGCAACCTTTCTCAGATGGTCACACTCCTCCCTCCGAAAGAAAAAGTGTGCATCTACGGAGACGGCAATGTTAAAGGTACGTGTTTGGTCCGCGTGACAAGtctgtttgataaattttccaTCGATAAACGAGtaacattaatatatacacaattattctttaattatatgCATGCAGTTGTATTTATGGACGAGGATGATATTGCCACATATACAATTAAGACCATAGACGATCCTCGAACGATAAACAAAACGGTTTACTTGAGGCCACCGGAAAACATTCTGACTCAGAGACAATTAgttgaaatttgggaaaaGCTCGCGGGGAAGCAGCTAGAAAAGGTTCACATTCCTAATGACCAATTCCTAGCCACCATGAAAGGtatataagtttaaaaatggtggaataatttttaatacttctTTTTGGGATTATATTAACTTCCCAAATTAGCTTATTAACTGCATAATCTGAAAACCTGAGCCCTTGCTTTTGAGAGCGAGGCAATGAGTTGCTCGTTACTCAACCAGTGAGTGGTTTTGTACTTCatactattattaatttgatgtATTGGATTACTGCAGAAATGGACTATGCTGGACAAGTGGGGGTGGGACATTTCCATCACATATTTTATGAAGGTTGTTTAACAAATTTCGAAATAGGGGAAGGACAAGAAGAAGCTTCAAAGCTCTATCCAGAGGTCAAATATACTCGAATGGATGACTATTTAAAGCAATATCTGTGAGCAATATCAATTCAGTAGGAGTTTTAAATGTTATATGTTTGTATTTCGCTTTTGGactgcaaaataaattttcagctCCTGTATtctccttatttttattttccgtGTGCCCGCAAATCTTAGCCATTAGTCTTTCATTCCGTGAAAGAATCTAAAGCTTTGTTTTCTTATATGTTTGAGTTTCTTTTGgactgtaaaataaattttcagctTCTCTATTCTTGTCATTTCTATGTTCTTTTGTGTACGCAGATCTTAGCCACAAGTCTTTCATTCCATGAAAGAATCTAAAGctttcttattgatttttgcttttattttattattatgattattattattattttaactacATGCCTTGATGCAAtcgaaatttaatattttaatattctattaatattagaaaatatcCGAATAAAGGAACGGTTTAAATTCACGTTAATTCAAAAGTATATCGTGAATCTAGAGGGTTAAGACTCACTGATTCGGCATAATATCGAAAATTAACTAATCTCAAAATATTCACtcatagtattaaaaaaattgtaattattatcaAACTCGAAGTACCTTCAAAGACTACAAGAGAGTGTTGTTTATACTACTTAGTAATTATCCcaaacaataaagaaaaaagaaaacaaattccTTAACTAGCaagaaaagaacaataaaCATTTAGACTATAAGCAAACTAATTTGAATATGATAAGAATTCCCTCATCTGGATCATAACTACTTATGTGAGGGGAGTTTAATTATCCTAGCCCATATTTCaactcaaaaatttttacCAATTGAACAAGTTGGTACCATAATCTAAAGCTTTATTTGGAAGGAAAATGAGGAAGAAAAACAGAGGAAATAAGAAAAGTGAATTTCCATTGACGATTATTCAGTAAAATCTACAATGACTTGGATCCTATAGTTATTATATAGAGCTAATGAACATTTTGTAAcaagaaaacttaataaaaaattatcacaaaaCACACGAGCACTCTAACAAACGTTTTTCGCCAAATTAACTCTGCTCATTTTCTATTTCGTTAACTGCTAAGCTGGCAGCCACATCAGCAAAGCATCCACATCAGCCAGATTCTAtactcaatttaaaaaaaaaaaaggaaaaacatatatatgaaGCTATGAAGTTGGCCTATATTTGCAAATTTATCTCTTAATTATACGAAAGCATAGTACTGGGTCCTAATTCAATCCCATTGGCAGCAATACCATTGAAATCATAGCTCCCTTTGGCattcaaatcaaaatgaattgaCCCTCCATCAACCTTATGCTTATTATCATCTTCATTACCTTCTCTCTCGCCGCAAT contains:
- the LOC102608287 gene encoding isoflavone reductase homolog, yielding MGKSKVLVVGGTGYIGRRIVKASLAQGHETYVLQRPDIGLDIDKLQMLLSFKKQGAHLIEASFSDHHSLVEAVKRVDVVICTISGVHFRSHNITMQLKLVDAIREAGNVKRFLPSEFGIDPARMENALEPGRVTFDEKMVVRRAIQEAKIPFTYVSANCFAGYFAGNLSQMVTLLPPKEKVCIYGDGNVKVVFMDEDDIATYTIKTIDDPRTINKTVYLRPPENILTQRQLVEIWEKLAGKQLEKVHIPNDQFLATMKEMDYAGQVGVGHFHHIFYEGCLTNFEIGEGQEEASKLYPEVKYTRMDDYLKQYL